One Paroedura picta isolate Pp20150507F chromosome 3, Ppicta_v3.0, whole genome shotgun sequence genomic window carries:
- the LTC4S gene encoding leukotriene C4 synthase isoform X1 has translation MLHQIAWLAAVTILGVLEQAYFVMQVIYARRRCKVSPPGISGPPEFERIFRAQVNCTEYFPIFLSLLWVAGIFFHQASAAFCGLIYLYARYQYFSGYACAANGRLRPLYFSSGVLGVLIGLSVVGLFVHFIPLTIFIP, from the exons ATGTTGCATCAGATagcctggctggctgctgttACCATTTTAGGAGTCTTGGAACAAG cctATTTTGTCATGCAGGTGATCTATGCTCGGCGCAGGTGCAAAGTATCTCCTCCTGGTATATCAGGTCCTCCAGAATTTGAAAGAATCTTCAGAGCCCA AGTAAATTGCACAGAATACTTCCCAATATTTCTTTCTCTGTTGTGGGTGGCTGGAATCTTTTTTCATCAAG CATCGGCAGCATTCTGTGGGCTAATCTACCTGTATGCTCGCTATCAGTACTTTAGTGGATATGCCTGTGCTGCAAATGGAAG GCTACGTCCCCTGTACTTCAGCAGCGGAGTCCTTGGTGTTCTCATTGGCTTATCTGTCGTGGGGCTCTTCGTCCACTTTATACCACTTACAATTTTCATTCCTTGA
- the LTC4S gene encoding leukotriene C4 synthase isoform X2, producing MQVIYARRRCKVSPPGISGPPEFERIFRAQVNCTEYFPIFLSLLWVAGIFFHQASAAFCGLIYLYARYQYFSGYACAANGRLRPLYFSSGVLGVLIGLSVVGLFVHFIPLTIFIP from the exons ATGCAGGTGATCTATGCTCGGCGCAGGTGCAAAGTATCTCCTCCTGGTATATCAGGTCCTCCAGAATTTGAAAGAATCTTCAGAGCCCA AGTAAATTGCACAGAATACTTCCCAATATTTCTTTCTCTGTTGTGGGTGGCTGGAATCTTTTTTCATCAAG CATCGGCAGCATTCTGTGGGCTAATCTACCTGTATGCTCGCTATCAGTACTTTAGTGGATATGCCTGTGCTGCAAATGGAAG GCTACGTCCCCTGTACTTCAGCAGCGGAGTCCTTGGTGTTCTCATTGGCTTATCTGTCGTGGGGCTCTTCGTCCACTTTATACCACTTACAATTTTCATTCCTTGA